The segment CCGGCAAGCATACCTAATTCTGTGGCGGCGACACCGCAACCACGGTCATTATGACAATGTGTAGAGATACAGACCTTCTCACGCTCTGTGATATGGGTAGCAAAGTATTCAATTTGATCAGCATAGACATTCGGAGAGGCAACTTCTACAGTAGCGGGTAGGTTGAAAATGATTGGATTTTCTTCGGTAGGTTCCCAAGCTTTCTTAACAGCTTCGCAAATTTCTACAGCAAATTCACCTGGTGTGTCACTGAAACATTCGGGGGAAAATTCATAGGACCAACGAGTAGCCTGTTGTGAAGGATCATCCTTGGTTAGTTTTCTAACTAGTTTGGTGGCCTCTACAGCTTTAGAAATAGCTTCTTCTCTAGACATATTAAAGACGATTTCACGGAACATATCACTTGTTGCCAAGTAAGTATGTATAGTAGCCTTTTTAGCGCCAGTTAATGCTTCCACGGTTCTCTTGATCAAGTGCTCTCTAGATTGGACAAGACATTGAATACTGACGTCATCTGGAGCGTTCTCTACAGCATATCTGGTGAAGTCGAAATCTGTCTGAGATGCAGAAGGGAAGGAAACCTCGATTTCTTTGAACCCAATGTTGACCAACTTgtgaaaatattctttcttttgttccACTGACATGGGATCCGGCAGAGATTGGTTACCATCTCTCAAATCTGTTGATAACCAACGAGGGGCCTTCGTGATCCTGTTATCCGGCCACTTCCTATTGGTTAACTTTGGAGCGTTGAATGGCTTGTACTTGGAAGAAGGGTCCTTAAGCATATTTTTGTAGGCTAGCTTCACTGGAGGAATGACTCTTGAAGCTCTGGAGACCGCATGCTCAGCAAGAGCGATAATACTCTGTTTAACCATGATTGTTCCTTGTCTTTTTGTaaggaaaaagtttaaagTAAACTTCTAGTATGGcaaacctttttttttttcaaaaataccCTTTGAAAGAACTGAGTCAGTTACACGtaagtttctttttactgGTCAAGCTGAAAAATAACCAATAAATGTTTGTGAAAAGAACGTTGAAAGAGGAGAGAGGCTGAcccaagaaaagagaatatcGAACCTACGCGACTACATAGCGCACATCTCCCATGCGCCCgtacttatatatatattagCATACATAGACGCACATACATGCACGCGCATGACAGTGACTGACTGTTTTTACTGTACTATTTTTCAGCCAAGTATGACACACACTCAACTTTTCTGAAGccttccttcttttcccGCGCGTCGGTGACGATGACTAACTCACTACTGTCTCAGGGCCGGTCCCGCTCTGGTAGTAATTCTGGGGCTTGTAATAACAGCCGAGAGAAAAGATCAGAATGGGGTATAGCAGCAAAAGTCGGGTCGCTGGACATACGGATGCTTATATACGTCTTTGTCATCGTTGAAAAAGTCGGGTTTTTAACTTTTATTTATCCAGGCTTCATCGAGCACTTATCCGTTATGGcgtttttttgtttctttttcatcacgTGCGCTGGTAGCACCCGGCATACAGCGGGTGACTTGTCGCACGTGCTATTGTGCGTCATCGGGCCACACAAGCATATTgcttgaattttctttcatcgTTCAACTTAAATCCACCCATTCCAGATGTAGCCGTAGCATGCAATAAATGTAGTAACATATATCCCTGTTTACATACGTCTGTGCCAAGTGAAACGGTTTGTTCGAACGCACATCATTTCATATATTAGTATCCTTCTCAAGATCTCCCTTGCCTGTCCGTCGGTTGTGTAGACAGACACTCGTCAATAAAGCGCACTTCTGATAACCACTactatttccttttttccaTAGTGAACGATGAAGCAGGAGCAGTCTCGCGAAGGCGACTCATACAGCACGGAGTTCATAAATCTCTTTGGCAAAGAAACCGCAACACACGccagcaacaacaacggtgctaataataatggcatGGGGAGCGCGACCACGTTGGACCAGTTTGTTGCAACAgcctcatcatcatcttcgcTGGTGGGTAATAGCGAGAATAGACGCCCCTTAGTAGGTGACGTTAGCAGTAGGGGTAACACCAATTTATATGACCATGCTGTCACGCCAGAAATACTTTTAGAACAGTTGGCCTACGTCGATAATTTCATACCATCCCTGGATAACGAGTTCTCTAACGTGGATTGGAACGTGAATACTACTCATAATAATgcaaataataatggcaCGGATGCCTTTAGCAGTATAAACGCAAATCCTTTTGACTTGGATGAACAACTAGCCATCGAGTTGAGTGCGTTTGCGGATgattcatttattttccCGGATGAAGATAAGCCtagcaacaacaacaacaacaacaacaacaacaacaacaacaatggtAATAACGATAACAACGGGCATGATGTATTGCATGAGGACACTTCTGACAGTAATAGACAAAGAAATCCCCATTTCCTGACTCAAAGAAGGAATACTTTCTTGACTTCCCAATATGACCAATCAAAGTCTCGATTTTCGTctagaaacaaaagaaatggcAATAATGGTGAAACAAACAGTTTCGACAACAATGGGCAGAACAGCCGCAATTTTGAGCCGAACTTTATAGAAAATCCTCCTCAATTTCCTGTTGACACTGTTGATATGACATCAATAGACCATGGTGCCTTCACAAACGTTGACATTACGTCAACTGAGAACAACACTCATGGTGATAATGAAGTGGATGCGTTATCACACCTGCTACATAGAACGACACATACCCCGAACCGCTCTTCTCCACTAAGTAACATCACTTCCGCCCAAAATTCCTCTCTACAACAACGAAAGCAATCAGATAGTAAAGTCGATAGTATCAACGACAATAACAGCTCGAACAAAGATCCTAACATAACAGTTCCTGACTATTCAATTATTCCAACCTCTGTTTTGGTAACACTGTTACCTAGGGTCAACGTACCCAAGGGTGCGTATGACTCGTTAACCACCGCGGGATTTGACAATGATCAAATAGATGCTATTGCCGCAATAATGGCgtatcatcatcagaaaAAGATAAGGGAAagtaacaataacaacaataacaataacgTCAATGCTAATGCAAATCAAGAGGCACCCATTCTGAAAAACATCAACGAACTTTTAAGCGTCTTAATACCACCCTCCTCAACTGATACGACCGCACCATCCGCCTTGTCAACATCACCTTCTTCGTTCAATGAGCATGGTGTAGTAACAGAGGCCTCTTTTCTAAGCTCCATTTTAGAACTGGGCATAAAAAATCCCaaaagtaataatattcacaATCAACGACAATCTTCACGAAACAATCATAAAATCTCAAGACAGGAGAACGGTAGCAATCTCAATGATAATgttaacaataataacgcTGTTATTAAGTCAAATACAACCCGTGGAGACGAAATCGCCAAAATACGATCAGAGCCGACTCTAAATGCAGCTTCTTCTGCTCACAAGGAGAATAGCTTAAAAAGATCACACTCTGGCGATttgaaagataaaaaagCACCCGTGAACCGCAAGTATTCAGATAATGAGGACGATGAATACGATGATGCAGATTTACACGGCCATGGAAAGAAGCAATTGGTCAAGAAAGAGCTAGGggatgacgatgaagatttATTGATACAATCCAAAAAATCTcaccagaagaaaaaactaaaggaaaaggaattaGAATCATCGATACATGAATTAACTGAAATTGCAGCATCTTTACAAAAACGGATTCACACATTGGAGACTGAGAAcaaacttttaaaaaatttggttcTAAGTAGCGGTGAAACTGAAGGTATTAAGAAAGCTGAAAGGTTGAAGaagcaaatatttgaaaaggttcagaaagaataaatagCGGATTATACCGCTGAATTGTATATATGGATAcatgcattttttttaagaatataacttttttttcttttaccgTATACAGTGTCTATTCTCCACTCATTGCACAGCTACTCAAACGcgttaaattttttttggtagcCTTTATCTAAGACGCGTCGCGTGTGCTCAGCTATATTGAGttaaattcttcatccatTGAATGTTATATATTTTCTAGATCTAAACAACTCACACATACCAATTCAGATttacaataaaaaactGTGTTTATTCTGACATTCGAATCTTAAAAATAAGAGGGCGTAAAGTaaccagaagaaaatgtcttctaaaagtgaaaaactagaaaaattgagaaagcTACAGGCTGCTCGAAATGGTACATCTATCGATGATTATGAATCAGACGGTGACAGGTTATATGACGAAATTGACGAAAAAGAATACAGGGCCAGAAAACGCCAGGAATTGCTGCATGACGATTTTGTTGTGGATGACGACGGTGTAGGTTACGTCGACCGTGGTGTCGAAGAAGATTGGAGGGAAATTGGTAATAGCTCAAGTGATGAAGACGCTGGAAATCCTACTGGCAAGGATGCtaaaaggaagaaaactGTAAAAAGGGAGAAAGACCACCAGATTACGGATATGCTGCGAACTCAACATTCCAAATCGACGCTGCTGGCGCATGCAAAAAAatcccaaaaaaaaagtatccCCATTGATAATTTCGATGATATTCTTGGTGAGTTTGAATCCGGTGAAGTAGAAAAGCCCAATATCTTATTGCCAACCAAATTAAGGGAAAATCTAAATTCTTCGCCTACTAGTGAATTCAAATCATCGATAAAGAGGGTTAACGAAAAAGATAACTCAAATCCTGACGCTggtatttcaaaaagagtCAAAATTGATCCAGATTCAAGTACTGATAAATATTTAGAAATTGAATCTTCGCCGTTAAAATTACAAAGCAGGAAACTGCGCTACGCAAACGATGTACAGGATTTGTTGGATGATGTGGAAAACTCACCCGTAGTGACCACAAAGAGACAAAAAGTGTTGGAAGATTCATTGCTTGCAAATCCACCATCCGCTCAAAGTTTGGccgatgaagatgaagatgatgctGAAGATAGTGATGAAGATATCATACCGAAAAGAAGGACCATGAGAAGTGTGACAACAACTAGGCGTGTTAATATAGACTCAAGAAGTAACCCCTCAACGTCGCCGTTTGTCACAGCACCCGGAACGCCAATTGGTACTAAGGGACTAACTCCAAGCAAATCTTCACAGGTCAACACTGATGCTGCCACACTTGCTGTTAGTGTCAAGAAGGAAGATGTAGTTGACCCCGAAACTGATACTTTCCAAATGTTTTGGTTGGATTACTGTGAAGTTAATAACACTTTGATTTTATTTGGCAAGGTTAAACTTAAGGATGATAAGTGTGTGTCAGCCATGGTCCAAATCAACGGTCTATGCAGAGAGctatttttccttccaaGAGAGGGTAAAACACCTGCTGATATACACGAGGAAATAATTCCATTACTGATGGATAAATACGGACTGGATAACATCCGCGCTAAACctcaaaaaatgaaatattcCTTTGAGCTTCCTGACATTCCATCGGAAAGTGAGTATTTGAAAGTCTTGCTTCCATACCAGACACCGAAGTCTAGTCGAGACACCATTCCATCGGATTTATCTAGTGATACCTTTTATCATGTCTTTGGTGGAAAttccaatatttttgaaagtttcGTTATTCAGAATAGGATCATGGGACCATGTTGGTTAGATATAAAGGGAGCAGATTTTAATTCAATTCGTAACGCTTCTCACTGTGCGGTGGAAGTTTCCGTAGATAAGCCTCAGAGTATCACTCCTACTGCAACAAAGACAATGCCTGATTTGAGATGCCTCTCTTTATCAATTCAGACGTTAATGAACCCTAAGGAAAATAAGCAAGAAATCGTCTCGATAACATTATCGTCTTATAGAAATATCTCATTAGATTCGCCGATTcctgaaaatattaaacCAGATGACTTGTGTACTTTAGTAAGGCCGCCTCAGTCAACAAGTTTCCCATTAGGTCTAGCTGCACTGGCGAAAAAGAAGCTGCCCGGTCGAGTTAGGTTATTCAACAACGAAA is part of the Saccharomyces paradoxus chromosome XIV, complete sequence genome and harbors:
- the MET4 gene encoding Met4p (Leucine-zipper transcriptional activator~similar to YNL103W), yielding MKQEQSREGDSYSTEFINLFGKETATHASNNNGANNNGMGSATTLDQFVATASSSSSLVGNSENRRPLVGDVSSRGNTNLYDHAVTPEILLEQLAYVDNFIPSLDNEFSNVDWNVNTTHNNANNNGTDAFSSINANPFDLDEQLAIELSAFADDSFIFPDEDKPSNNNNNNNNNNNNNGNNDNNGHDVLHEDTSDSNRQRNPHFLTQRRNTFLTSQYDQSKSRFSSRNKRNGNNGETNSFDNNGQNSRNFEPNFIENPPQFPVDTVDMTSIDHGAFTNVDITSTENNTHGDNEVDALSHLLHRTTHTPNRSSPLSNITSAQNSSLQQRKQSDSKVDSINDNNSSNKDPNITVPDYSIIPTSVLVTLLPRVNVPKGAYDSLTTAGFDNDQIDAIAAIMAYHHQKKIRESNNNNNNNNVNANANQEAPILKNINELLSVLIPPSSTDTTAPSALSTSPSSFNEHGVVTEASFLSSILELGIKNPKSNNIHNQRQSSRNNHKISRQENGSNLNDNVNNNNAVIKSNTTRGDEIAKIRSEPTLNAASSAHKENSLKRSHSGDLKDKKAPVNRKYSDNEDDEYDDADLHGHGKKQLVKKELGDDDEDLLIQSKKSHQKKKLKEKELESSIHELTEIAASLQKRIHTLETENKLLKNLVLSSGETEGIKKAERLKKQIFEKVQKE